CATACATCCCATTTGAACAAAAGCCTAACTCTTTGGGAATACAGCCTGCTGTGGACATGCTATCTGCTTTCTTACAGAGCTGTCGTTCATAGTGACATCTGGACAAACTCTGGCCCCAGAGACTCATTCCACACACATCCATTCATGGTTTACTGTGCCTATTTATAACCTCAGTGGTAAGTCATTTTTAGTTGCGGATTAGCTAATACGATGTCACATTTAGAAAACGGCAGTTTACTTGAGTAGTTCTAATAAAAAAGAcgtatgtatgcatgtacatATGTTAAGTTTTTAATTCCGTCCATCCTTTTACGCTAAATGATTGAATCGTCTTGAATTGACTCCCAATAGCACTTCTTCACCTATACACTTCTGTACCATCCTTTCCCTGTATCTGGGTGGGCTAAACCTGGCAGGTAACTGCATATTTTAAGATGCTCAACTGGTAAATAGACGTAAGGTTATAAACACTTGTGTCGATTACGTCCCTTTCCCGACGAAATTAGATATTAGATTAGACATTTTAGGTATTTTAAACAAGAACCTTCTCTCTTTAACgagaaaataatgaagtatTACAGATTCTGTTAGATTTGGCCTATAGACTGTAATTCTTTGGGAGTAAGTCTCCGCTTTTAGGAAGCTGATTAATTAGAAGAAAAAGTGTGCCAAAAGGCAGcctataaaaaataatcttgCTTCTAACATaattttcagttattatttgAAGTGTGAACtatttttataaagaaatgTTGACATGGGATTAAATGAAGCACTTCTTTTGAGAACCAATGGATTATTAGGCTGACTTTTGAAGAGGATTGTGGAAAATTGAACCACGAACCCAATGCACCGTGCGTTAACTCTTTACGTCGTTAGGGGGCGCTTGGGAATCACTGTTTTCTCATAACTTCTCTTCCTATGCGATGCCTGAATAATTGGACACACAGCTCGTGTATCACAAACCAGAAATGTAAGTTGtctaagataaataaaaataataataataagaagaaactAAAGTATAAGAAATTTAAACTTTGTcacttatgtttattttttttggctaaTAAACCGTTTCTTGGTTGGTATCTGCACACAGGCAAAGCTTAGGATGCTGAGATGCAGAACTTCaccacattaaaatattttttgaaaaatgtcattagttgtttatattatttgtacTTCATAAGCTacctgttttttaattaataaaagttgCAATTTGTATATACGGTCTCTGCTACACAAAGCACCTCAAATCCAATGCGAACGGAGAAGAGCCGGGGAAAAAcgaatagaaataaaatagtcaatgagaactttttaaatggaaaaaatatttacatatacaacaacagatttaaaatgttatcaCACTTTTATTAGGCCGTATCTACACTTCGGCACAGATGGCATTGCAATTTTGCGAGAAAATATTCTTAGCCTACATTACTCTTTACATtactaacaaataaaatccCATTTTAATAATAGATTTCATAATACTGCGTTCgatttttaaactgcatttatcaGCATCCTGAACATACGTGCTTTGATCTGTCTCACGCCTTTCTTAAACTTATTAAACAGGAGAAATGTATATCACAGTAAATGATTACGATTAATGAGAGCCAACAGCTACATTCATGGTCTGGGAGTGTTGTCtttacagaaaatcagcatcatCAAAAGAAGATGCTTATTGGAGAAATAAGAATCTTCTTCAACACTTCGAATTTTGATTTGCGAGTCACGGATAAAAACAAACTCTCACAGCAAATTCCCAATTCCACGCGCATGTGAAATCAAACGAGTTTAGCTATATGCTTTTATGTAGgctatttaacattttttcttagaaaatagTCAAGACTGCTTTCGATAATTGTTTTTAGGATATATTTGCATGACCAGGATCTTGgtgttataaagtaaataactGTCACAATCCACTGGGTTTTAAAACAACCACAAattatatctttaaaaatgtataaaccaCTAGAGTTTATAAAATAAGAAACTGGAAATTTATGAAATGAACGGTGCTGGTATTAGCTTTTAAATTTTGACGTACCTCAATAGATTTAATGGTGCCGTTATGTTGTAGTGTTTTTTACACagattgtacatttttattaatcgTTTCAGTTTTCATTGTTTCAGTGGGGCGAATGCGAATTTCAACATCTCTTACTcgcaaaatatagtttaaaacatcgtttaaaatgatttttaaactaTATGATTGCCCATATTAAGATGTTGTTTCTTgcgtgattattattattttttttgttaatttcatcgtgcatgaacaaaaaaatatgatcataGCGTGAGTGCGTGCATTGATTTACACACATCGACCAAGGTTTTTAAGGTTGGAATTGCAACAAACATAAGACTCCTGAGAGTCCTTTCGTGAACCCTTATTTCGTTCACCATCACCATGATATGCGTGAAAATGTGTTTCAAAAAAGACAGAAGTCGTGTTCttgtatatatgttttatgtaagtaataaaatattactataacataaatataaacgTGACTTTGCAGTCTACATTTCGCAATCAACATACAACcaatgtagtaaacaaaacatttgtaatCCACTGCAACATAATCAACAGAGCCGAACAAAAAAGCTCCAAACACACTtaggaaataaatatatagatatataaatggtcataaatgaaatattaaaatatcttcttggaaTTAGTAAGTGTACAAAACTGCccggaaaacaaaacaaaacaaaacgaacCCAGAACAAATACATATGTTTACATATTcgacatatttacatattggAAATAATCCTgacaactatttatttaaaatcttttctcttgtaatttatttttatttttattacttttttggaAAAGGTTGTATATTCACACTGTTTCAAATAACATTGCAGAAATGAACACCTGCTGTCCAATGAAAAATGCCAGACCTTGAGAAACAACACGAAACGTTACCAGCCTCCTATTATTTTCCCCAATCCTGAAAAGAAGTCCCGAAAACACATCCCTTATTCACTACAACAACTACTTTTCTCCGTGTCCAGGCTCATGAGTAGgatgcaaaatgtaattaacataAACGAAACGGGCACAGCTGACATAGAGAGTGTCAAGAGTTGGCCAATATTCAAGAAGAACTAAGAGTACAGCACGATTTTTGGGCACTGAAAATTACCTGagatatttctttctttttcattttgacTCATCACTCTCAATGTGTTTAGCAGGAGCAGACTTGCTGGAATAGTGCCGGTTCAACGAAATTGGAAAGGAAAACTGTAAACAagcaaatcattaaaatgtcgTATACCTCGAAcaaatacattgtaaaaaaagaaaagaaaagaaagaaattaaaataacattataagtgcCTCATGCAAAGAGGAAAAAGCAGTAGAActcaaaatgactaaatattgTTTCAGACAGTGTATTCATGTTGCCATTTTAACGTCTATGCATCTTTAGACGATATCAGGTGCTAAGAAATGATCATTGTAAACAGTTTCTGGTGCACTTGCTTGTTTTGGAGGTTTTGACCAAGTGCCTGTTCTTTACATCACGAATGTCATCTGTCTTAGttgaaattaaagtaaaatactcgctagacagaaaaaaatgtttttaacgtTAAAACATTCCAAATAATCAACACAAATAATATCGGATAAATCATTGTGATAATTAATCTTTTCAatcgctaaaaaaaaaaaaaaaaaaaacactgtccaCTCTCCTTTGTCCAAGGAGACATTGCCCTTTTTGTGGCTCGTAGCTCCCTTTGATCGGCGGTGAAAGAATCGAATTTTTTCCAGAGTGGCACAAACGATAGGGTTTTCGTAAACACTGGTACTGATTTGATAAATGCACGCGAAGCTGACGCGGTaattgatgtatttttcacGTTATTCGGAATTATTGGCGTCCCGTTAAGCTGTCCGGTCACTGTCAGCGAACTCTTCCCAAACTTTCTGTCTCTGATGTCTTGGGATAGGCCTAAACAAAGGGGATAAACAAAATCCAGTGTAGTTTCTTTTCAAACAAGGACACTGTTTACGATAGCAGTCACTGGACAGGACTCTGTAGCGTGTGATGGAGAGGGGGTGTCTCCGCTTGTGAGTATACGTCCTCCATGGTTGGATGGGGGACCCCCACCGGTGtcattcttttctctttctgtcttctgttGCAAAACCACACACGCACAACCTCTTTTTCCAACTGCAGAGTGCCAGCTAAAGTGGTGATTTCGTGGGCGGAGGGCTTGGGGCACTTTAAGAAATGGTTCTCCAGTGCCCCTTTCACTCCGACTTCGATGGAGGTCCTCTTCTTTCGTTTCCGGCCCTGTGCTGCAATCTTGTCCAAATTCGTGGGGCTGCCAGTGTTTGAATCTGTCTCCTCGAGCCATTTGTTAAGCAGAGGCTTAAGTTTGCACATGTTCTTGAAACTCAGTTGCAGAGCCTCAAATCTACAGATGGTGGTTTGGGAAAAGACGTTCCCGTAGAGCGTGCCCAGCGCTAAGCCCACGTCCGCCTGCGTAAAACCAAGTTTGATGCGCCTCTGCTTGAACTGTTTGGCGAACTGCTCCAGGTCGTCGGAGCTCGGCGCGTCTTCGTCCGAGTGGTCCTGGTGGTGGCTGAACGGCTGCTGAGGTGACTCCATCTGGTTGTCATGGCTACCCGCGTCGTCGTGGAGCGGGTCCCGCAAGCCGTGGTGCAGCGACGGCTGGGGGCTCAACATCGTGTAGCCCGTCTGAGAGTAGACCAGCGACTGGTGCCCGTTGGAGGCGGGAGAGAGCGGGGATAAGTGGTGCGTTGTGGTCGGCGCCCATGATCCGTGGTGGCTGTTCTGCGTCGGCTGGTGGACCAGATGCGATCTGTGATAGCCGTTGCCCAGGTCTTCTCTGCTCTGCACGCTGCCTTTGTTGTGCTCCGCTTGTCCGATGTGGGTGCCGCTGGTCCAGTCGGTGTTGGAGGTGGGCAGCCACTGGTGGTGCGTTAGGCTCATCGGATGTCCCGTGTTGGTCGCTAGCCCTTGTAAGTACTCGTGGTGCATCATTTTCTGCACCTCTCTGTAGGTCGTCCCCTGGTGCATCCTGTCCGAATCCGGATGCATTAGCGGGTTCGAAGGCAATGAGTTATTCCGCGGAATATACTGAGCTGTTGTCGCCATGGCTCCGACTTAGAAAACTGACAAGCACTTCGGAGATCTTTGAGCTTTAGAGCCCAAAACGCAACAACCTGCTCTGGGAGGTCTTAGGGAAGAGCTAAGACACGCCTCCCCTGCGCGTGCATTGGTTCCTCGCCGACTACAGCCCACCAGGTTTCCTTATTACCTCTCGCGGGCCGCTTGGTTGGCTGCCGGGCGCCGTGATCCCAGTTACTCGCAATTGGCCGCTCTCACTAGACGCTTtctcttttttccctttcttcTCCTCTTCCCGCTAGTCAAGAGAGCGTGAGCAGCAAAACCGTAGGAAATTACTGGGCTTTGAGGGTTGTTTTGCAAATAACCACGTGGGGGAGTGTGGTACTCTTTTTGGTGGGGTGGAAGAATGACCCGTCTTGCTTTGCCTCTTTTAGTAACTGTACCGCTCCTCTTCGCAAGTAGATTAGTATTCTAAAGTATCTCAGGAGCCACCCACGAGAAAGATGAAGATCAGCATGTAcattaaaagatgtttatatgGCAATATCATTTAAGTGTTACCCACATACACAATTATTTATGATTATCGCCTTATTGAAGTCTAGCACACGAATGCACAATCACGCAAGCATGCATcgaattaataaaacatcatacaGAAATACAGACCGCCCACTCTGTAACATAACAGACAATCTCCATCATtatgcataaatgcataaacaatcCACCGCCGACCCTGTAGAAAAAATAGGCTACACTACCCAtctagttttatttaaacacattCAGTGTGTAcgcattttaacatttcatgtaCATTTCACTGGAAGTAAATTTCAGTCAAATTAACTGGAGCGTTTACAAATCAGTAAATTTCAGTTGTTGGCTTAATAAACTCATATTTAAGCCAACAAATTTTAACAAACATACAAAGTCCACACGAAGCTGCGGTGTGTTGACAATATCTTCACTCGAAGCATTTTTCTAAACAGTAACTTTGAGAGAAATCCAGTGTTTCTCCCTTCTGGCCTCCTCCGTATTCCTTTCCCGGCTGATCTGATTATTTTTCCCTTCACGTTTTGTCCCAATAGCAAATTACCAATTCTATGAATTGCAAAGCAGCCTCGGAGACGCTGAGGGGTAGAGAGGGGGAGATGCGAAGATTGAAAGGGATCTTTGCAAACACAATCACGTTCTTAAATGGAAATGTGGGGCTTTAAACAAATCTTACATCTCTCCTGTTCCAGTCGTCTAAAACTCCGCAATCAGGCACACGTTCGACTCCATCTAAAACCACAGCTTTTTTAGAAGATTTTTTTGGTATCActtctatttaaattatttacctcactgtattttttttagttcacgttcgtgtttgtgtgtttgtcttgCTCTTATGGGGTGTTTCCACAGGCTTTTGCGAGGAAATGTGCCGTTACACGCGGAGAATTCAGGCGTCAAACCAAAACGCTTCTCTGTGGTAAGTTTGCACACTGCTTTTCCTATCTGTCCATCTGCACGAGCTTCGCGCGTTCATGGAAGTGTAACCTAAATGATGTTCTTGGGGTCACAAGTGCTCGTCACCACTCTGTCAAAGGCGTGGTTATGTAAAGCcaccagttatttatttatctcatATGCAATAACACTTGTAgaagatttttttaaggaaCAGCTGATTATAACGCGTAATTTGTATCAGATAAAACATCACATGTACTGTAATATAAAGAAACTGGCATGTATCTATCTTCCTTAGAACAACGTTTGtgcattgtttttaattttataacttCAGAAAAGCATCTAAACTAACATGTTTATTATGACAATGACTTAACTTTACATCTAAAGCTTTAACGTTTATATTAGACTCGTTCTCCTCCTTTCCTTTATGAAAATATCTTCTGAATTTGATTTATAAacaactgtaatttttaaacaatatttctttattatgaaAAACGCGGTGGTTTTGCGTCCAAGACAATATTTCAAATTGTGCGTGACTTAGGGCGAAAATTAATATGTGAGCCACAAGAAGTTATAGGAAAGCACATGACAGGATTTTATCTAAATCGTACTGTATAGCCGATTGCAATGAGATGGCCGGTTCTGCCCCAGAGAGCCGCAGTTAATGAGGATGCTTCACTGTACAGTTGCTCTCATTTGGAAGTCTATAAAAAGAGCGGTCATTTATGCCCAGAGAGCTGCGTCACAGTAGCAGCTCAGTCAAACTCTTCGCTTAGTTTGCCAGCGAAAGAAAGTGGTTCAAAAAGCGCCCAGatgcttctttttttccccttcgcAAAGAATATGGCCTTGTGTGGAGCGAGGTGAATTTTTCCTGGGATGCACGAGGTTGCTATGGAGAGCGGTTTGAAAGGATCACACTGATCCTGCAGATGAATGATTTGCCATACAGGAAAAGACAAATAATAGCCCTTGTTTTGTAAGATGGCAATGAAAGACAGTAGGGAACAATTGTGGCCTTTGAGTATCCAGGATGTACTAAATCTGGTTACAAAATCTTACAGCTCTAAGTTTAAGAAAAAGTTTTACTTCTTTCTGTTATAAGTTGATTGTCTCTAGGTTAAACCAGGctgatttgaattaaaatactGAAGTCTTTGCcggaaaatgtacttttattatcTCATTAATTCACTTAATATTCAAATAGCTCTATATCAGAAACGTTTCGTTTAATTTTCATACAAGACGTTTCCTTTcgtttacaaaaatataagattGGTTTCTACGggtctgtttttttctcacGATTCACGCGTCTGTAGTCACGTGCTTTAATCTCCACGAGGGACCCCCTCCACTTGAATATAATTAGAGTCTGGTCGGTCAAACCCTCCATTAACCATAGGCCGTAAAAGTGCACAGGAGAATAAGTTCAGAAAACATCAAATATACACGGCGTTATCTGTGGGTGCCTAATGCAGAAACAATTCACAAGCAAATCTTTTATTATCATATTAGAGATTAAAAAGTTTCACTGTTTTGAcctttcatttatcttttatttcacATGGCTGTATTCGCTTTTTTTAGAATGAATTTTATTGCATCAACACGCttctaaaaatgttacaaatgttttgTCATCACTCTGATACAACTATAAGTtagaaaataaatctaaaaggCTTCATCTTAAACATAACAATTGGATTAAAACAATTCTTTAGTGTCTCGTCAGTTGGTAATACATTAACTGCAGACTTAATAGTGCGTAATGcactgtaatatttcactgtcaTGTAGGcttatcaataataaaaatagtgtttcaaaacaatacgtaaacaagagaaaataattctGATGAATAATATCTTTTGATGCCTTTAATTAGGGGCAGGCCACCGCAGTGAAAATTTACTGAGGGAAGTCCATTTTGAcacttttaaacactttttaaatagAAACCGCTCATCAACTAATTCTTACCCAACTTTCGAAAGCTCCATCAGTGCCATACACATCGACTGAAATGGgtgttttaattaaagattCGCTCCACTAAAGATTCACCTCTCATTCCATTTTCCCCGTTTGTTTTCACCGGTTCGCTTTGACAGACATGTGTAATGGGTACCCGCGCTTCCTGACTAGCCACGAATTTACAGGCACATCCTGCGCTTTTTCAGGtacctctttctctcttttttggtTAATGAACTCAGGCGATTCCGCAAGCATCCCGAGGGAATGGAACGGGAATGTTTTCCTTTCCGTAAAAGGTGTGGGCTATCTCTCTCCAACTCCCGACTTATCTTTGGGCTAATTAGGGGGGCCCTGAAGACGCAGGCATGAATATTCATGTGAAAGCACCGGCGTGCAATTAGCCATGGAGTGAGTTCCTAACTTCAATCACTGGCCAGTGCAAAGAGAGAAGGGTACTCTTCCCTCACAGCCAGAGAACAAgcctttttaaaacataaagtgTATGAGAAACAGCTAAGAGACTAACCTGACTTCTTTTTTACACAGCTAATTCTATGCGCACTCGGTACTTTTTAATGGATGCCAACCCTATTTATAAATGACAGGCTACCCACATTCAATTTTTCCATTACCAGCATTTCATAGGATTTTGAATATATAAAGGTTCAGAAGTGCATTTAGTCAATCTAGTATTTTATAGACTTAACGATGTTTTTAAATCACAGAATTCTTACAGTATCCTAGATATAGGGGTTTTCAACAGTTACAGACCCAGGGACCTTCATGCAGAGACTCAGGAACCCCACAATATAGAAAGCCTTATTTTCCCAATAACAGTCTGTAATagcttaattaaaaacatgaccgctaataaattacatattgctCACCAGAACATTGTTAATGCAAATAGCTAATAGAAAATCCAGTTTCATGTATCTTCCCCTCAGACCTCTGCAGTACCTTCATAGACCCCCAGGGGTCCCCTGGTTAAAAATCTCTTGAGTTGTATTGGATACCAGACAACATATggtttaactaaaataaatatgaaacattcTATACATTTCAGGGTGTTGAGGCTGACCGTCACTTTACTTTTGTAATTCTTTAGTGCAGATCTCAAATCACTgggtatttctttttttttcattttctccaaTTCTAATACACTTCCAACTGTTTTTGGACAAATAGTCATTTTTTCCTATCTATAATTAGGCTACTAATTCTATAATTGTCCTGTGCATTTCAAAAACGCagatcttttcttctttttctctcacaCGCATTCACACACAAAGTTGGGCACCGCAACCTGTGTCGCTGTCCGTTCTGTCCGCCAAGGCCTCAATCCTTTGCTTTGAATTCAAGGTGATCTTTATCCTGCCCCCTTCCTGGTGTGCACTTGCCACTTGCTTCCATAAAGATgcgtttatgtatgtatgtatgtgcgGAGGGGAACGGGGAGCTTTTGGAGGGGGGCTTGTGAGATAAGCAGTGGAATTTGTGCCGTCTGAATATGGATGGCAGCCAGACCCTTGGTAAGCAGCTGATAGAGTGGTAAACAGCTTGTGGGCTGAAGGGGTTAGAAGCATGCTCCTGAATACATTGGGCCTCTCTTCCACTGTCTGCCTGCACAATGGTCAATCAAATCAACGTCACTTTCCCCTCAATCCCTGTGATGCAGTGGGTTTGTAATGTTGGACAAGCTGCCACTACACCCATCCGCTCACTTATCAACCGCTGACATTAATGTTCAGGCTTGGTGGATGATTGCAATAGCAAATATTTTCTGTTCACTTTCACTTGATATCAAATTGTTCTTTGGATTCCAGGACTTGACCTCTGAATCATACACTTCTGTTGAATGCCTTGTTCACTAGAACttccataatatatatatggccTCTATTAAGTTATTAGTAACTTCAAATCATTAATAAGTCATTATCAAACAGCACATAATGCTGATCAGTCATTCACAATAACATTCACATATGAAAGTATGAGTTCGTTtcttttataatgtatataatctAACATCTCATAAACATTCTGAATGTTTAATGATGACTTATTCATGAAAGCGTCTGTAAAGTCTAagcatgatgtttttttttttttttttatagatttatgtttataataatacacaGCTTGATGCTGATCGAGTTTCATCATCTCTCCTGACAGGACTAATGGAGCTGAaagctgatgatgatgatagaGAAAATATCATGCAAACATAATTTGCCTTCTGTGAAAGCAGATGCAGAAAAAGGTGATGCACATCACACTATTTAACATAACCTTACAGTTTTATAAACTCTTAAGTTTaataattatagtttttgttggATAATATATGACAGAATTAAGTTATTTGGTAAAAATTTACAATAAGgcttcatttgttaacattagttaatgtattaactaacatgaaacaacactaaacaatacattacagtatttactaatctttgttaacgttagttaaaaaatatagttgttcattgttagttcacgttagtacactgtaaaaaaatatagttgttttatcttaaaactttttttttttcaagcacaTCTCTATCGCTTTactgtcctttttttttatttttagcatagtcaactaaaatatccacttaagtaacttaaaatttcaagttgaccaAACTTAAACATTGAAGTcagtggggtaacaaattattttaagttgaaacattttttttttttttacagtgtacacagtgcattaactaatgttaaacacaacttttgattttaataatgcattagtaaatgttgaaataaatattaagattaagattaataaatgctgtagaaatactgtttattcttagttcaccttaactaatgtagttaattaatggtaactaatgaaaccttattgtaatgagtaaccagtcattttttttaaagaattactCATGATGTTTCAcacttgtttctttttttattgtgaatggttagcaataaaagcaaacacaagaaaataccaattta
The sequence above is drawn from the Labeo rohita strain BAU-BD-2019 chromosome 16, IGBB_LRoh.1.0, whole genome shotgun sequence genome and encodes:
- the pou3f1 gene encoding POU domain, class 3, transcription factor 1, translating into MATTAQYIPRNNSLPSNPLMHPDSDRMHQGTTYREVQKMMHHEYLQGLATNTGHPMSLTHHQWLPTSNTDWTSGTHIGQAEHNKGSVQSREDLGNGYHRSHLVHQPTQNSHHGSWAPTTTHHLSPLSPASNGHQSLVYSQTGYTMLSPQPSLHHGLRDPLHDDAGSHDNQMESPQQPFSHHQDHSDEDAPSSDDLEQFAKQFKQRRIKLGFTQADVGLALGTLYGNVFSQTTICRFEALQLSFKNMCKLKPLLNKWLEETDSNTGSPTNLDKIAAQGRKRKKRTSIEVGVKGALENHFLKCPKPSAHEITTLAGTLQLEKEVVRVWFCNRRQKEKRMTPVGVPHPTMEDVYSQAETPPLHHTLQSPVQ